The following is a genomic window from Miscanthus floridulus cultivar M001 chromosome 14, ASM1932011v1, whole genome shotgun sequence.
CCACATTCGTATCTGTACATGCCCATTTttatccgatccattttcatccatACATGTATGGATTTTCCAAATGCAAAAGTAAAAGTGAATTTGGTAAAGCATTTATTTCTTACAAGTCCCTTGCTTCAAGGAGTTACAGATGACTTCCAATGATTCAGGTGGTAAAAGGTTCGCTGCTGCATTGACTGAGACAAGGTTTGGTGCTCGCCCTATTAATCTGGAAACAAAATATGCTGCTCTGATCCCACCACGATTCTTACTGCAAAATATAAAAAATGTCAGTGAAGAAACTGACATCTATGGTGAGAGGCAGTACTTGGTTCTAACCTGATGTTGATGTGGGAAAGAGCTACTTCTGTTGGCAATGCTTCCTCAAGTATTTGGAAGCCTAATGTTCCCAAGCCAATATCTGTAGCATTTAAAGCCCTTACATGTGAACTCAAGAATTTGGCCATTGCAGCTGCCACAGAACTGCAAGCACATTTCAATTAATATGTTGACACAAGTTAACACAGCACAGCAGGACAAAATGCATGAAAAGAGATACAACTCACCTCCCTAAATGATTGTCTGCAATAGATAGCACATCAAGGGGTTGCTTCACAGTTGTGAGGCACTCCAGAAGTGTAATCACACCAATACTGGACAACTCACAGTTCTCGACTGTTAATCTCAAAAGTGGATTTTCCTTTTGAATAGACCATGAAATGAAAGGGATCATTGATCTACAATTTAAGTGAAACTGATGAGTGCTTCAGTAAATCAACAATAAACAGCTTGACTGAGGCACTTTATCACAAATATTGAGAAGTactgtacttatgcaagaaagcTAAAGGCAACTGAACACAGACATGGAAAAATTATATTTGACAGAGGCcggccttctttctcttcttgGAAAAAACTCTTCTGTGAAGAGGCCAAACTTCAGGCTTTTAGAATGAGAGATGATAAACGTGTAGCTTTTCTCCTCTGTTTAGATCTCCTCTCTTAGGCCTCCCTGGTTTTTGGCCTGCAGTTTCCTTCCCGCCGTGGCTACCTCAGCTCTCCGGCTGGTTGGTTTGTtgttatttctctttcttttgtaCAGGTTTCtgtttttatttaataaaatCCTACAGTGGGGGCTTCCCCTGCTGTATTTCCCGTTCAAAAAAAAACAGACATGGAAAAACAATTGTACACCCTGTATTGATCATTGTAGGATACTGATGGATATTCTGTTATGTCAGACAGTACCTGATACCTTCATCCATGATTGGATTGCCACTTATATCTAAATCTCTTAAATTAGGCATTTTTATTAGAATTTTGTGAAGATCTACAACATCATCCTTTTGCAAATTATTTTCCCTGGAATGATAAGAATCAAGAAATGCAAAACACACAATTAGGCCATCAGAATCTGAAAATAACCTGCTACAGAAGTTTCTTGAACAGCTAATTATGGTAGGTACAAAGTAATACCTCAGGTTAAGAACGGACAGAGAGTTCATAAAAATATCTGATTTCAGTGCTAATGAGTTTGTAGAACTTTTGTTCAGTTTCAAAAGCCAGCCAGCAATCTACAAGAAACAACCAATTTAATGGGTAGAAAATATGTaaaaagaaataaagaatagatttttttcatgtcAACCCACATTGTTTTCTGATATCTCAAGCGTGTGTAAATCACATGACGACTCAAGAAGAGTGTGAATAATCATCTGAGCTAGTGATGACTGCATCTTAGTATCATTAAGTGACAGCAGGCGCAACGACCTGAACAATTGTAAGGATTGAACGGTGTTTAAATGTTTCACACTGAAATGGACTATCAAGTATCGATATAACAAATCCATATAAGTAAAACTACTCAGAAACACATAAATGGTCAATACCCCATGATTAATACTAATGGGAAGCTGCTGTAGAAAGTAGAACAAATAAACTAAAGATATGGTTCATTTGTTTGTCAATCCATAATATTTCAATTATGAATATTGAATGGCATGCAGCTTACTTGCCAGATGACAAAAAATTTAACAGACCAGAAGAGATGGTCAGAGGCTTGGTTTCACAGATTTGTGACGATTTAATGCTAAATCGTTGGATTCCATGGCTTTGAGATCCCTTCTGGAACAAACTCCTGCAAATTTTATCCATGACGGTAGGATAAAGCTGACAATGGATGAATTCAAGAGAAAGCAGTGTCTCTGCATGCCAGCTCAGAAGTAAACATGCACCATTAACCTGTCAATGAAAATTCAGAAGAAACTTCAAACCCCAACTGAACCGTTGCTGACTTACTATCATGCCACTGAAAAGAGCAGTACAACACATGGACAACTCGAGCTCATGCAGAATGGTCGTACCGACACAAGTTGATGACTAACAATATCAGCTTGTTTTAATATTCAAACTTAAACAGAACATGCAAAAATAAAACTGGGAAATTATTATTTCTTTCATAGGGTTGAAGAAAAATTGTGCACATGCAAAACTAAAATTGTGAGCATCTCTATGCTTTCAGCTGATTCCAAAGAATGATCATCATGATATATTTTGTTGTTTATGCAACAGTAAAGGTACTATCAGAGGCTTAAGTTTACCTCTGGGTCTGATATAATTCTTATGAACATTAATCTTTCCAGCTTGCATTGTTGCAACAAGTCCTGAGAGACAAAGGATACCCAGCAGTCAACGTGCAATCATATGAACATCCTAAAAAAGATTCACCATACTGCAATAGATATGTAATGACATGGATAATAAATGTATTCTGGAACCATGTGTAAAGATAATTACAAAGATGATATAGATACCCCCATTTGACAAAATGAGAACACGGATGCAGACACGAGAGCACAACTAACAGAATAAACTCACAACATCAGCTATATAAAAGAAAATAGAGTATAAATGAAAAGAGCTCTAAGCTACTATAAAGCGGATCAGCAGTTTAGTACTTACATAAGTTTCTGCAGTGCAAAGAACACCTTGCAGTCTCAAGCACCTGAAAAATAAGGGGCAACGTTGATACTGAAGAACTACAAGCAAATAACAACCAAACAAGCAAGTCCAACATAGATTCATTTGTTACATCAACACTGTAGGACATATAAAATCGCATAAAATTATCATATATCACAGGGCCCTCAATCATGTCATGTGTATTTTTAATTAATAGAATATTCATAATTGGCAAGTATTGCTGAAAAGATAAAAATGTTAATAAAAAAAGAAATGCATATGTACAACAATCGTCGTATGCTGGCACCTCACATAGCAACCAAATTTGCTGCATTGATATTCTAGTCTTGAATGATGTTGAGATGTGTCCATGCTCTGGTAGATGGAATTCATGATTTTAGCTGCTCAAtcatgaacaaaaacagaaaggtTATTGCAGCAGTAAATGGGCTATCACATTTTTTAGGTAAAGATAATTTCTAGTAACTAATGTCAGTTCTGCCAATACTATACAAAACTATAAACAGTAGTCACTTCaacagtactccctccatcctgctATAGAAGGCGCAACTCCTTCCACACAAAGCCCAAGAACAACTTTTACTCTATCTAACAACTAATTCATCATGCGTTGATGGCCGTGCTGCTGTTCTTTTTAATCATGCATTTAGCTTGGTGATTTCTCATCCAGGCACACATGGCCAATCAAACTGGTCGCTCTGCAGTGCAGCAGCATGCAGAGACGGCAGCATGGTGAGGGAGCAATAATtggcgtttttttttttttgaagaattaATTGGCACCTGTTTGCATGCCCATAAAAAAGAAGTGAACCAGGCCCTCTATTGCGGAACACATGAAAAAACGGTTACGCCTTCTATAcgaggacagagggagtaaatgGGTATCACATTGTTAGCTAAAGATATTTTTAAAATAATCCAGTTTACTTTCTAAAACTAAGAGGGCAATTACTCAGTTAACCAAGCAATGTTAAGTTGGTAACAAATGAATGACAATATGGtagacatgtcatgaaggaaaacAGGATACTAACCTGATACACTCAGCTTACCAATACTCCCACAAAAAGAAGGAAGAAAGGCACACTCTGCAGCTTCATCCAAGCACCTGTGGAGGGAAAAAAAGGATTGGTAATTTGTGTTTAAGGGTTAAGGCATTTCATTCATAAAACCCAATCACAAATCACTGATAGCATACTCTTGTAAATGCTTTTCCCAATACTTTTGCTGCCAGTCCACAGTGACCAAGTTATTATGTCCAGTGTTACCACCGAGGGGCCAGCGAAGTTTGAACAACAATTGCCAAGTGGTGTTGAAGTCTTCACACCTAAGAGCAGTATCATATATGTCAGGTCAGGTATTGAAACAAATGCTGGTGCTGCCGATTATTGTCTTCAGCCCATTGCATTACAGTACTGTTAACACAGTACGCCAAAAACATGTTTTTCTTTGCATAAATAAATGCTTGCAAAACCTTGAACGTTTCACCCCACGTCTGTCTCCATCTTGCACTCCAAGTCCAGAAGTAGTTTTAGCAGAAGAGCAGCACCTGGAACGAGAAATTATGAGCATAACATCTAGCTCTTCCTTTATGAAGATGCACGATTTTCTCAGAGGAAACAACAGGTGATGTGCAAATTGGAATAGCAATAGAAGATAAACGGGCACAGGAATGGGCGTCCTGTTGTTGTGTACGAATTGGTACCGAAAGGGAGAGGGGAAGGGTACCGGGCATGGGCGGCGTGATGGAGTAACTCGAGCGCGACAGGCGGGAGCCGGGACGCCAGCCGATGGAGAAGCTCCCAGGGAAGCCCCTCCGCCACCTCCTCCGGTTGCAGGCGGTCGTCGTCTGCCTCCCCTTCGTCATCTTCGGAGAACCCGCcgagaccgccgccgccgctgcacccTCCTGGCCAACCCGTTCGGCCCACGCCTCCGCCTGCGCCGGCGTTGTCGCTGATGAGACGAGCAGCGACCGCGTCCAGGCACAGCGAAAGCAAGCTTGGTGCCGGAGCCTTCTTGGAGAGCTCCTCCATgtgcacacacactctctctctctcccctctgtttgcgaacacaaggttgacaagtacccttgtgtgttcgttttgtgatgagtgattgttaaTATGATCCatgaagtaggttgagtggtgactaaccctaccatggcgaaagctatgtgtgcgacatgtcttttggcttgtgttgtgcaggtgtggagctcggatgcggtggtcgacagcgaggtgaaggtcaaggaggacgtgccgtgccgatggaccgggagcggtgaaggacggacgtgaggcttggaccgagggacccagaggccgggtgactagccgcggtggctaaCACTTGGGACAtcaacaagtgcaagaagacatggagtgacggtgttgaccgggtcaagacggcggacgcgtgagtcgagcgaggctcaggaggacttggcgggccggccggtcgaggacggcggtgacacgcgtcggatggcgggggacgcgtatggagtacgctactcgcggatgGTTTGATGGTTtaggcctcaaaaccatcggatggacggtttacgggtttgggccttaaaacccgggcggaggttccgaggagggacggacggcacgtggcggcatcggggagttcgcgtcgaggcgaagctaccgatgagaaggcgcggtggccgtcggatcaagattacaccgggttggacaacaatgcccttgggcttagcggttcaactcatttgtatccaggggcaaaactgggaatgtgtaatagccctgttaaataggatgagggagcccccatctcccttacctcctccagttttcattttctcctttagggtttcttcctctagtttgcttccatgtatgagagaggtccacaactcaaattgtgacttggttttgaaggaatcggtggccgtaaccaccgtatgtcctccgggattcatgatttagttgtgttcttgatgtgattttggtgttcttcacgagctccttttgtcccttcttgtttcccctctcgtttcttcgatttgggatggtttcggttcgttcttgttgccttggatcgatcagtgacatgagtagaagctttccaccgaaggaaatccactaattcctcacgagatcgtagatccgggcaattttagttcttgacctattttttggggttttctttaattccttcgattcacggagttagagtttgtctcgggctatgatcttttagaggttgcctttctacccgcttgtgaactcttgtgcaaagtttcaagtcatttggagttgatttgatcaagttatggcttgatttaattttttccgagaaactgctcgttcataccggacgtgtccgatatcataccggacgtgtccgatatttctcactttagagttttgagctgaaattttgtggagatcttcccttggtgtctaaagagctatggttaaaatttcatgatttttggacaccgtttgatggggtttcggatttttctcttttggtcagcttggtgctgaaaatcccggacgtgtccgagatcataccggacgtgtccgaaaataccggacgtgtccgatataataccggacgtgtccgatatttgcaggagcagtgctgttttattttgggagtttgctcgtttgggcttcgatccttgttccgtttgctctgtggtgacccgttGTGTTCTAAGAGAGTATCCACCCTTCtttagggtcgtggtcatcaagtctttcgtgaatgctttttggggattgatgttgggacagtggttgAAAATTTcggaagaaatttgaggctcccattcatccccccccccctctggtcgccgtttccggtccttcaattggtatcagagccggttaaggatcattccaccttaatcggtcagTGATCCatgaaggcgacatggagcgtggttctggcaaaccaccgcacttcgatgggtcaaactatccttattggaagatccgcatgtctgcgcatctccaggggattgattggcttgtctgggaaatttgcgaggatgctacttacgttgtgctccctaccgcggcccgtaccacccaggatcacaaggatcggcacaacgcaaatagcaaagctcgcagtgtgcttttctcgagtctttcgctttctgagtttgagcgtgtctccgattgtactacagctcgagagatctgggtgaggcttcagcgctatcacgaggggaccgcacaggtcaagaccagactctacgagacgtacaagcgcgagtacgagaacttctctcagcttgatggcgagtccatcgatgccatgttttcccgctttcagactatcgtcaacaaaatgaaagcgaacaaggccaacctaccttatagtgatcatgagagggcgctcaagcttctctatgcccttgatcgaaaggtatgggatgtgaaggtgtcggcgatcatcgagtccgccaactacgacaccctcaccgttGACGAGCTTTTCaacaagctcaagtccacagagatcgactaccaaacccaagccaagctcaagaatccctctgcaccaaccatggctttggtctcaggtagtggttcaagttcattgactaacccttcacaagcttctttctctttgtcgtgcttgatgtcagtcacagaggagcagctggagtctcttggggatgatgagttggcactcgtcatcagccggttctctcggtttcacaacaaccgtttgaatcaccgacgcagtggtggcccgaaggagggatgctatggatgtggagatccggaccacttcgtcgcgcactgccccaagaagaagcccttcaccaacaagtacgactccggcaagcgcaaggataagcgcgactacacctccggcaagcacaaggccaagggcggcttcgacaaggaggcgatcaagaaggcgtaccgcaggaaggccaaagctcaagaacgcgccttcctcgcctccctcagcgacctcgacgacgactccgacgatgatcactcttcttctccctcgaccgacgatgagtccgagaagaagcgcgaggacaagctcaacggtctctgctttgttgccggtgcaaaccgtggtgggttttgcactatggcggttgacggtggagcaaagctcaaaaaggacgtcgacgtcgacgacgacgaaaatgaggtaccgcccacacttgactcacttatgcttgagcttgatactatgaatgatacattgatgagtcaagataagttgcttaagcgtgctgcccgcgagagaaaagagtttaaggaccagctagaggttgctttgaaggagttggagcttgccaagagtggtgtagtggtgtcagaggaggaggagtgcgatgagtgtgctatacacatgtctaacctctctgacttgcaatccaagtatgctgttttgcttgatgaatgtgatgagctgaagtctcgttctgggttgctcggtgcatgcaagtcctgctcaggcttgcaatctgagttggcagagaaggttgccaaacttgctgagtttgagaaggccaactcagatagcaccaccactacatgtgttcgatgtgaagctttggtgttggagcttgagtcctgtaggcacgacaagatggaaaccgaggaagaaaacacacaacttcggtccatcttgagctgggtgtcgtgcagtgagcctcagttgggcatgatggtgagccagttcaggcggagaactgactcatcgggagtaggctttgctataggtgggaagggtgagcatgtctatggcaaggttggtgaacatagtggtttgaacccaagtgagaaacccaccaacactcccaaattgatcaagatccctccaccagagtctaccaagcctatgatcaaagatggtgtgtttgaagaaccaccaaaagctccaccatccaagcaagtttgggttcccaaaccgaaccactttcggaactcactcgatactctacccaacatctctagtgcaccccttcctaaagccaaaaagcctcagagagtgaaccacatccacaagagagtgagtcaaccaccatccaagagagaggtgaggtaccactgtgactattgccatagagatggtcatttggctgagttttgctttaggaggaagagagatgagcggcgcgagtacgagttgaacaaccggaacatgtatcatcctccccatggcgtatatgtaccgcctgttcagaggcacagtgttaggcctagaggtgcaatgcctcaaggtgctaggcctcaggtggcgagaccacaTGGTGGTCGTGCCCagcgtggcccaagtcatgatctatatgactctggacctcgcgacggtggctttcagtcccacactcctagcggaccacgttttcccccacgtggtgatcgcttctctccaatgggacatggcatgta
Proteins encoded in this region:
- the LOC136504465 gene encoding uncharacterized protein, which translates into the protein MEELSKKAPAPSLLSLCLDAVAARLISDNAGAGGGVGRTGWPGGCSGGGGLGGFSEDDEGEADDDRLQPEEVAEGLPWELLHRLASRLPPVALELLHHAAHARCCSSAKTTSGLGVQDGDRRGVKRSRCEDFNTTWQLLFKLRWPLGGNTGHNNLVTVDWQQKYWEKHLQECLDEAAECAFLPSFCGSIGKLSVSAKIMNSIYQSMDTSQHHSRLEYQCSKFGCYVRCLRLQGVLCTAETYDLLQQCKLERLMFIRIISDPEVNGACLLLSWHAETLLSLEFIHCQLYPTVMDKICRSLFQKGSQSHGIQRFSIKSSQICETKPLTISSGLLNFLSSGKSLRLLSLNDTKMQSSLAQMIIHTLLESSCDLHTLEISENNIAGWLLKLNKSSTNSLALKSDIFMNSLSVLNLRENNLQKDDVVDLHKILIKMPNLRDLDISGNPIMDEGIRSMIPFISWSIQKENPLLRLTVENCELSSIGVITLLECLTTVKQPLDVLSIADNHLGSSVAAAMAKFLSSHVRALNATDIGLGTLGFQILEEALPTEVALSHINISKNRGGIRAAYFVSRLIGRAPNLVSVNAAANLLPPESLEVICNSLKQGTCNLERVDLTGNMHLSSNIFPAFLEFKKHGKPILVVPPNLSTCAPYDDDP